The DNA sequence tgtaaaagtggatccacattccactaacttattcctctatgtttttttcacaaagtaagataatttcttaaaactcgtattaTGTCGAAATGAGACTATAAATAGTGGACGGACGGACGGATTATGGAGGAAAGATTAACGTGCTTGTCTCTTTCTTTGCCTCGAATCCATTGCATCTTTAAGTTATTGACACATGTTATGAGTGTCTAAGGTAAGCTTAATTAGTCATTCACGCAACATGATCTTAGTCATCATAATTAGATATCATGCGGTCATAAACGATGTGATATCATAGTTGTGTGCTCAAGCTgtagaataataataataattgaaacacTAACACCAAATTAAATGGAAACAGACGAAAAATAATGTGTAAtgcattataaaattaaaaatagttaacttatcaaaatttaaagatcAAATGGGGGTGTACCTCTAAGTGAGGATTATGagaaaaaaactactcccacTTCCATTAAAAACttctcattttgtcatttttgtctgtacatcaataaattttttatttattttttattatttttggtattgaaccctacattccactaattttatcttattcacatttcattataaaattaatactccatccgtcctataaatatgaaacatttgggaataacacgagattttatgtagtgttgttttgtgagttaatgaagagagagaaaagtaaaagagatgaaaaagtagatatagagttgtttccattttattaaacatgtcatttttaatgagacccaaaaagtaaaatgtttcattttaatgaGATAAAGAGAGTACCATATAACAATAGAATCCACCttccattaatatttttaactcatttttaatacatttcttaaaattcatgtctgATCAAATGTGCTCTTGTATTTGTGGACAAAGGGGTAGTACATTTgagaaattgaataaaaaaggaaTGTATGTTTCGAAGTTTGGGAGGCTACTACTCTAGTAATGATCAAGGAGAGAGTGCATACATGAATGCATTTAGAGTAGCATGGGGTGAGATCACATAATGAATATATAGGTGGAAGATAAAGGCGTATTAACTAcatataattatgcaaatgtgaacaaatgaattattaattattaatatttacaaTTCAAAAGATCCGAGGTGATATGTGATTACCAAGATTTGGCGAGCAAATCTTTTAgcttaatttactttattcctaCCAAAAGCATTAAATGGGTATAACACAAATTTGGCCAAAACTTCCTCTGTAATCAGCTAATCAATTGATTATAATCAACCTGCAAACGTTCTTCGAAGAATCCAAATTTCGAATTTAGACTTGACAGTTGTATCAGCATGTGCAAAATCTTGCAGTCATGTGTTTTCGAAGAATTAGTAAAGTTTGTGTTGGTTGATCATAATTAGCAGGGAATACCTACTGTTGATTTCGAACTACTAGTAGCAGCTAGTAATGAGTAGCTAGTTTACTTAAAGTTCTTTCTCAATTTAAAGAGCAACGAAATTTAAGAAACTTGCAAAAAAATACCCAATTCATCaactacataaaattgatCCAAGAGAAACGATTAGACAGTAATTACTAAGAAGTTGATAAATCTGTATATATCGACATCAAGCTATACACATATCCATTCCAATTGAACACCCTAATTTGGGGATTcaaaaaacctaaaaaagCGGTTTCATATTTGctacacacaacacaacatACATCCTAATACAACACCTGAAATTAGCagcaattttttcaaaaccctaACCTCAAATCCAAAGCGAGGCCGGCGGGAGGATACGGCAAAGACGAAGCGTCCGCGTCGTCGTCATCTTGGATCGGCGGCGCCAAATTGAGATTAAACTCACGAAGCATAGACGACGGCTCCTCCGCCTTGTCCCAGTGGCACCTCATGTGCCCGCCCAGAGCTTGGCCGCTCGAGAAAACCCTAAAACAGACGCCGCATTTGTGGGCGCTGCTGCTCGAATTATCCCTGAgcatcatcaccatcatctCGCCGGAGCTGCAGCCCTCCTCCTCCCCGTCATTCTTGGTAATTGCATAGCAGCCCTTCACATTCTTGTGGCTTGCCCTGTGGCCCCCGAGCGCCTGGTGGGACCCGAAGACCTTCTTGCAACTGGAGCACTCGAACCGCCCGCAGTTGGATGAAGACTCCGGCGCGGGGGGGCCGTTGGCGAGCATGAGGAGGCAGGCGGCGACCTCGTAGTCGTCGTCGGTGAGGTCGTCGGGGGGGCGGCGGAGGGTGGGCGGCGGGATGATGCCGCGCCACTGGCGCTCGGGGTGGCAGCGCATGTGGCCGAAGAGGGCCTTGTCGGACCAGAACTGGCGGCCGCATTCGGTGCATGGAGGGGTGATTTTGGGGGCGGAGGGGTCGGGTTTCCTGGCGGGTTTGGGCGGGTCGCCGAGGTGGAGGAACTTGGTGCGCTTCTTTCTAGGGTTTTTGGGGGCGGGGCGGCGGCTGGGCTCGGGGTGGAGAGAGGAGAGCGTGAGAGGGGGGAAATCGGAGAAGAGGTAGTTATCGATGTTGGTGGTATCCATTGTGGGTGGGATCGAAAAAAGTGTAAGAAATGGGGGAGTGTGGGATTATGTAATGCCGGCGGTTATTTTTGTTCTCCACTTCTCACATTTAGATTAGTGGTTATGTTTCAGTTAATAAGTTCTATCCCTTTCCACAATTTCCGCCCTCTTCGAATTtgcttctttttaattttgggtttGACCGTTTGACTTTCAGCACGTGCTGAAATTGATTAAACAGAATCATTAATTGTTGatatctttctctttttttttatcattgaaTTAAATAGAAGAGGCAATCGTGACAACCACGGATTTAAATCGGATTTTGTTTTAATCGGAAAAGTGAGCTCGTGGAATTTATATTCTTGAGAACAAAACTCTTAAACAATTGTAGTAAATGACACCAATTTCAcatctccaaaaaaaaaaaaaaaccaaaacacCAATTTCACATAAACGAGAAAAGACtgaaattcatataacatgcTTACAAATGCTATAGAAAATCTAGATGACAGAGGAGCAACTACAAAGAAGCCCTCGTTAATTTAGTTGCCTCAAGTTCTTAATTATGGAGttgctttaatttatatttatgtgaacAAAATTTTCgcctaaaattaaatgtagtaATACAAGCACGTAGAACAAAGAAAGGAAGTCCCGGAAGTAAAGTATGTCGATATCAAATGAAATATGTTTGCCATCACAAGTATAAAACCGCCAATCAATGTCATCTTTCTCTTCAATGTCTCAATCAATGTTTTAACACATACATACCCATTAACTAATCTTATACTATTACTTCATCCGTCTcaaaagaatatacactttaaATTCcgtacaaattttaatacaaaattggtaaagtaataaagatgcatagagaaaaagtaattaaaatattatcagTGAAGAATGAGTTACACctcattagaaagaaaaaaagaatttttaaaattaaaaggcgaatatttttataggatggactaaaaaagaaataatatactatattcttatgggacggattaaaaaagaaataatatataatgagacggactaaaaaataaataatgcatattcttgaaaaatgaactaaaaaggaaaacatgcataattttttataaactaaaactaataaactaatgtataaactaaaactaataaactaaaactttTTGGTTCAAGTAACTAGATAACTTTGTATTATTGGACAGGAAGAATAACTCTTTGTAGATGATTAAGGGGCACTATGAGTTGACAAAGTTTTGGCTGACCTATTTTTCAATGCCCAAACGCCAACCAGATTGAACATTCTCTGTGGAAGACACTTAGACACTGAATAATGTCGGCTGTCATCGTatggaaaattaaatactcacCCTCTGTTAATACATTATTCTAAACTTCATTCTTAATTCTTtgatatactaataattttacttagaaaaaaaaaattgttttctttcttttatactGTGGCAGGGTGCCACACTATGTTCCCTCTGTCTGCTAATAAGAgtcttgttttttattttagtccactcatgattcattttaatataatagactcatattccactaactcatttcactcatatttcattttactattCTATATACAATTGGAAACTTATATACCATTAAAATTTGCACTCATTTTTtatcttaacattttttaaaacccgtgaaagaagaaatatgacttttatttgcgaacggagggagtactagaaCTCTTTCGTATCATCTTGAATAAGATGATTCATTTTACCATGTTGTGGGAAAGTAATTTAATTCCAAGTTATTAAATTTTTCCCTCGCCCAACctaggtattctttttccctACCCACTTCTCGGTTTTTATTCCAGTCTGCCACATTGCTTTGTTTTTATCTGGTAATCTCAAAtgcttctctctctttgtCAATATCatctctttttgtaaaaaaaattgttttaatctGTACAGTAGACAGTAGTGATTGTTTCTTcacgtaaaaaaaaaatccaaaaatgatataaatgattggaataaaactactttttggtgtgacgtatactaaaaattggtttgagtttggtgtaaatagttggagatggtcttaattccattaaaatttgtttgagCATCGATTTTAATTCCATTAATCAGATTAATGAGTTACGCCATTGATTCTTGCTTAATGGGTTACGCCATCGATTTTattatatctaattaatttaaatagtacGGAGTGGTAGTTTTTTAATAATCTTTTATCACATATTTactgtaatttataattaattaaatgaaatataaacacaatctGACATGTTTTCAAACACAATATTCTCATATGATAAGAAATCATATTTTCTGTAATCATATTCCAAGAATCAagaaatctaattttttttttgttagtttatcataataaaaaatttatttttcaaaataaaaacactatTATTCAActctattattttgaatttatatagtataaaagtataaaacaaGACTACCGAATATGGAGTAAACAAAAGATAGTtgtcataatattaaataattaaaattaggtctaaaaataaaatatagtaaaataaaatgtaaaaaggaAATTTGCGATTTTCCAATATCTTTCCACGCGATTTCACCCTCTGATTTTTGTTTCTCCAGCCTGTTGACGAGCCACCTTCAGCATAGCAGCCTCGCCCCCAATTCCAACCAACAGTCGCCCTAATACCCAGATTTAAATCTCTTCCCAAACTTAGTTTCACTTTCTGATAGCAACATGTCGAGGCGAACACTTCCAATTTTCAAAAAGCTCCTCTCCGGCGGCGGATCCACCACCCGATCCGTCACGTACATGCCCCGACCCGGCGATGGAACCCCGCGCCCCGTCACACTGATACCCGGGGACGGCGTGGGCCCGCTTGTAACTGGCGCCGTCGAGCAGGTCATGGAGGCTATGCACGCGCCGGTCTACTTCGAGAAATACGATGTCCATGGCGATATGAAGACCGTGCCGCCGGAACTGATTGACTCGATTAAGAAGAATAAAGTCTGCCTCAAGGGCGGACTTAAGACGCCGGTGGGTGGAGGCGTCAGCTCGCTCAACGTGTTGCTCAGGAAGGAGCTCGATCTCTATGCTTCGCTGGTGCACTGCTTTAACCTTCAGGGGCTTCCCACTCGCCACCAGAACGTTGATATCGTCGTCATTCGGGAGAATACGGAGGGCGAGTACGCCGGCCTCGAGCACGAGGTTGTTCCTGGAGTCGTTGAAAGCTTGAAGGtctttttacaattttttgtttctcttttgCTACTTGCTGCTTCTCCTCTTTAGCTTTGCTGCTTTTTAATCAATTTGCTAATTTAGGTAAATAGCTTTTTAAATCGTAGTACTTGGTTGAAGACAGAGTCTGATTGTTCTATTAGCTTTCACGATCATATGCCATTCGACAAGGAATAGATGACAAAATGCAATTATTCTCTGGATGTAGAAATAGAAGTTTATACCCTAAACAATGGAATTTGGTCCTGAGTTATGCATTTGCTCACATGGTTCTAGCACTTATTTTCTGGATATTGTATGCTTTTTCGATatgtatatagtactactgAGTTCTGCTGATGATCACATAAACTGAGAGTCGATAATCTACATATGATTGCTGATTCAAacaatatctattttattcatatccTCTATCTTTTCATATCATTAGGTGTGGTACCTCATCTAGGGATGGAAATCCATGAACAAAAAGTCATTTTTGTTCATGGATTTCcatccctagatgagttatcaccccGACCAAACATGCTAAATGTGCTCCATATGTTAGCATTTTGCTTCCTATTATATGACTTTGAATTATATTGTctaatcatttttttggtGCATTTGCAActttaatatattgttttcACATCTTCATCTGACTGAGCGGTTAAGCTGATCATCAGAAAAGATCTCTCACTCCGATTTATCCCAAATTATAGGTGATAACAAAGTTCTGCTCTGAACGAATTGCAAAATATGCTTTCGAGTATGCCTATCTCAACAACCGCAAGAAGGTGACTGCTGTGCATAAAGCAAATATTATGAAACTGGCAGATGGTTTATTTTTGGAATCCTGTCGAGAAATAGCTAGCAAGTACCCTAGTATCCAGTACAATGAGATGATTGTTGATAACTGCTCCATGCAACTCGTTTCCAAGCCAGAGCAGTTTGATGTTATGGTAAGGagctaaattaaaatgtttttcgTTATACTTGGACCATCTCACTTTGACGAGTCAGATGGTAGTAGTACTTGATATTTATGTGAGTACGCAAATGGTGccttatatttttgtggtttaAATTGCAAGCATGACGTTTTCATATCAACAGTTACAAAGATGAGgtgtcctttttttttcttgcaaGATTAGGAAATAGTACTTTCAATTGGAACATATAAGTCAAGATGCTTAGTTGCACAAGAAAGAATCTTACTGGAGTCTTTTAATACACTATAGTGAAactatactaataaaatttggcCCTCTATCGtaattttgaagtttttaacCTTAGTTCTTTTCTTATTGTTTATCAGTCACCCAAACCTCTCTTGTAGAGAGCCATACAGGAATGGTGTTTCTGTTGTTATCTATCATTTGTGCTTTTGTTTACTGTTTCATTTACCTAAGTTGGAGGGAAAATTTATTTAGGGGGAGGAATCTTTGAACTCAATCATATTTTCCGTAGTTTCTTACGATCAGCATGATATATTTTCCtctttaatgtaatttttgtttgcatAATTCTAACTGTCCTTCACTGAGTTCACTCTCATTTAAGTCTATTGGCTGCAGCTTGTTAATCAGATTTTCTAATTTGTAGGTGACTCCAAATCTCTATGGGAATCTAGTCTCCAATATAGCTGCTGGTATTGCT is a window from the Salvia hispanica cultivar TCC Black 2014 chromosome 1, UniMelb_Shisp_WGS_1.0, whole genome shotgun sequence genome containing:
- the LOC125194809 gene encoding zinc finger protein ZAT3-like, whose amino-acid sequence is MDTTNIDNYLFSDFPPLTLSSLHPEPSRRPAPKNPRKKRTKFLHLGDPPKPARKPDPSAPKITPPCTECGRQFWSDKALFGHMRCHPERQWRGIIPPPTLRRPPDDLTDDDYEVAACLLMLANGPPAPESSSNCGRFECSSCKKVFGSHQALGGHRASHKNVKGCYAITKNDGEEEGCSSGEMMVMMLRDNSSSSAHKCGVCFRVFSSGQALGGHMRCHWDKAEEPSSMLREFNLNLAPPIQDDDDADASSLPYPPAGLALDLRLGF
- the LOC125201564 gene encoding isocitrate dehydrogenase [NAD] regulatory subunit 1, mitochondrial-like isoform X2 → MSRRTLPIFKKLLSGGGSTTRSVTYMPRPGDGTPRPVTLIPGDGVGPLVTGAVEQVMEAMHAPVYFEKYDVHGDMKTVPPELIDSIKKNKVCLKGGLKTPVGGGVSSLNVLLRKELDLYASLVHCFNLQGLPTRHQNVDIVVIRENTEGEYAGLEHEVITKFCSERIAKYAFEYAYLNNRKKVTAVHKANIMKLADGLFLESCREIASKYPSIQYNEMIVDNCSMQLVSKPEQFDVMVTPNLYGNLVSNIAAGIAGGTGVMPGGNVGADHAIFEQGASAGNVGNEKLVEQKKANPVALLLSSAMMLRHLQFPSFADRLEIAVKRVILEGRYRTKDLGGTSTTQEVVDAVIANLE
- the LOC125201564 gene encoding isocitrate dehydrogenase [NAD] regulatory subunit 1, mitochondrial-like isoform X1, with product MSRRTLPIFKKLLSGGGSTTRSVTYMPRPGDGTPRPVTLIPGDGVGPLVTGAVEQVMEAMHAPVYFEKYDVHGDMKTVPPELIDSIKKNKVCLKGGLKTPVGGGVSSLNVLLRKELDLYASLVHCFNLQGLPTRHQNVDIVVIRENTEGEYAGLEHEVVPGVVESLKVITKFCSERIAKYAFEYAYLNNRKKVTAVHKANIMKLADGLFLESCREIASKYPSIQYNEMIVDNCSMQLVSKPEQFDVMVTPNLYGNLVSNIAAGIAGGTGVMPGGNVGADHAIFEQGASAGNVGNEKLVEQKKANPVALLLSSAMMLRHLQFPSFADRLEIAVKRVILEGRYRTKDLGGTSTTQEVVDAVIANLE